AGGGCCTGGGAGCAGCAACACCTCAGAGTAAGAAGCACACCTAGTACCTAGATCTTTGCTTCTAAATACTGTTCTCTAGTAAAAAGGACACTGGAGAAGTGGCTGATTCCAGGGAAAGTAAAGTAAGTCTAGAACATTTTGTTTTgaaggaagtgctcaaagaatgatggggagatgtcaaaagaacacagaagcTAGTTTGAAGGAGCTCTCACTGGCCAATATGGACAATTGGAGCATCAAAATAATGATAACAGTAGATTATAATCCATTGAATAAACTATGAATCCATGATTCCACACAGATATAATTAAACAGAGAGGAGGGAAAGCTTTTACTTACAATAGAAAGCCAGTGAATAAATGtaggaggaaaaatgaaaataaaaaatttccatttggcaAACATTAAAGTTATTCAGCCAAGGGACATCAGTGGGTGATAAGCATAGTAGATGAAAGTGGGATAGGGATATTTACATAGTCCCCAAATACTGCCacacaaatacttattaattacaaagaaaaaaaggaactttacagtggagaaacctagcAGGCACCGTCTTACTCAAATGAACAAGGTTATCATCTGTAATCGGACAAATAAAGATCATGCGCCACCCAGTAGAACACGATGATAAGACATCACTAATGTTATATCCCAAAGATGTGTATCccaaatctaatcatgaggaagtGTGGACAAACCCAAGCTAAGTCACATTCTGCAAAATGACTGCCCTGTTTTCTGCAGGAAGGTCAAGGGCATCAAACTCAAGGAGAGCCTTAGGAGCTGCTCCAAGTCGAAGTGGAGAGAGCCATGGCAAGTGGGTAGAACTCATGATCCCAAATGAGGTCTCTGTTACAGAGAACATCACTGCGGCATATGGCACAAATGGTACGGGGTGTCTGGGGGAAGGGCATGTGGGGATTCTTGctacttttctgtaagtttaaaactgcttcaaaataaaatctttttttttttttttttttgcggtacgcgggcctctcactgctgtggcctctcccgttgcggagcagaggctccggacgtgcaggctcagtggccatggctcacgggcctagccgctccgcagcatgtgggatcctcccggaccggggcacgaacccgcgtcccctgcatcggcaggcggactctcaactactgcgccaccagggaagccctaaaattattttttaaaaaagaagcaggagtatcttctcctctctctcttcccccatccACCATCCAGGTACAGAAGACCTGGCAGAGGATCTGAGGTCCCAGACCCAGTGATAGAGCCGCAAGAAGGAAGGAGCTCAGTCCCTCAACCACAAATGCACCGGAgccaccctccccttcctggtCGGGTGCATGACTTTGGACTTTACATGAGCAATAAACAAACTTCTATCGTCTTAAGCCACtgagatgggggagaggggacCTTTTATTGCGTTATCCTAACTCATCCACTTAACAGCCTGCTGTGCCTCTCTACTTGAGATCCCACAGACACCCAAGGAAGCATCTCGTCCCTAAACTTGTCAGCCACTCATCACTACCCTGGCTAGAGACCCAGCACCATTtgacccttctctctctctgcattgcCCCACATCCAGTCAGGTCAACCTCCTGGGTCATGCTTGATCTCTATGCCCACCAGGCCTGCTTTGGCCATCTTCCCCGTCACCAGGGCCATTGTCACTGGTTCCCCAGGCTCCATTCCAATCTCTTCTCCACTTAGCATGGCCAGACACACATGTAGTTTCACACTTCCTTGTCCCAGCTCCCAATGCCCTCAGTCTGGACACCCTCCCTGTTTCCTGTTTCCATCTGGTAAACACCTACTCTCCCCTCAGGGTTCAGCTGGATGAATCCTTGCCTGAtcctccctgctctgggcccctgGACATGGTCTTCCACCTGGACAGGACAGAGACGCCCTGCTCATTCCACTAACGGGGTGACACACCAGTCTCCCCAGAATAGCCTGAGCTCCTTGGTACCCACACATGCTGGAATAAAtcctccccttcccacctgcAGCCAAGTCAAAACTcggctctccctccccacctccataaATTTACTACAGGATTTCTCTCAAGCTAACTTTGCCCTCTGGCTCCATTCCTAATCCACACAGAGGAGAACTGTCTTAGGGGTGCTCTGTGGTTGCCCAGAGTTGGCGCTCAGCAAACAGATGTTAGAAACAAAGTACTCACAGCAATTCTCTCTGCTTAGATTAGCCCCCTCTCCCCCAGTCATTCCCAAATGGCATTCAACCTGTCAGTGATTTAACTATCATTTCTTGACGGCCTGCACAGGCAAGGCCTTGGGCACACAGCGCATGTTCCTGACTCCCAGGGTTGGTCTTAGCTCCTAGGGCCTGCCTTGGCCTCGTTCACCTTTGAACTCCCCAACTTCCATCCATCCCAGGACCTGGCACAGGCCTGGGCCCATCCGGGCAGCCTGTAAACAGTTGCTGCCAGGCCAAGGCCACCACCATCTGGGATCTGCAAACCCTACCCAGTGCTAACTGGCACCACAACCAGCTACCAGGACTAGTCTGGCGCAAGAGTGTCCCGTGAGATCAAACCCCCCTGAGAAAGCAGGACGGAAAGGTATATTTCTGTGCCTGGTGCTTTCCTATTCCCCATTCAACTCtcaaaacaaagaaggaaaaaaaagaagctgataTATAGAAGTAGGTCCTGTCCCTCGTAGGTCCTGTTTATTCCCAAACCCCAACCAGACACATTCTACCCCTCCCCCATGTCCCGACCCCCGACCCCTGAGAGCCACTTTAAGGGCCGGAAAATTAAGGCACTGTGTCAGCGTGGCTCTGTAGGTCAAGGCACCTGACATATGAAGAGCCGGGAGTCCTGGCTTTCGGGGACGCCACTGCTGGTCCAGCAGAACAGGAAGATGCTCTTTCCCTTCCGCCTCCGGTCTTCAGAGCAGGGCCTCTCTGCTGAGGTTTTTTGAGGAAGCCCCAGGACTCTGTCAGCCCCATTCTGACCGAGAGCAGAGAGGAGCCcaggccccagggaagcccctgctgcaGGCGGCCAGTGACCGTCAGGAGACAGGGAACCGTGGCTGGGCCTGCCTTCCAGCCAACATCTGTCTGTCAGGACCAGATCTGTCTGTTGTATGGTTGTACTGGGCTCCCCAGAAGGGAAAAGTACAGAGCTGAGCCTAGTGTCGGGGGCAGAGAGAGGTGGCGGCTCGAGAAAGCACCCCCAAACGGGCTGCCTGGTAAGAGATCCGTGGGGGCTAAAGAGAAGTCTGGTCCAGACTCCAGAGCTGAGCAAGGTGGGTGGTGATGGAGATGCAGCCTGGCTGGGGTGTGCCATGTCAGGGTCCTCAGGCCACCAGCCTCAGCACTCCCCATGGCATCAGATGGGTGCTGTTCTCTCCAGAAGGGTGCCACAGCTTCAGAGCTTGCTCCGTGGGGCCTCTGCCAGGGGTCGCTGCAGCCGCCACACCACCCTCACTGGCTCAGGGGCGCGGTCCAGCTGGCGGAGGCCGCCCAGGTCACCTGCCTGGCTGTACCGCTGCAGGGCCGGCTGGAGCACCGTGATGGGAATGCTGAAGTTCAGGTGGGGGTAGGTGGCCCCCGTGTTATTGTCCCGGGTGTTGCTGGCGACGATGCCTGTTCAGGagccagagaggaaaagagggtgtgagccaggggacaggggagggaggctcaCCTCCAACCTGGAGGCCCTAGACCTGCCTGAAGCCCCCTCGTAGGGACAGGCACCAGGCTTCATTCATGGACACGGACTCCTCATGCCTCAGTCCTCCTTCCTGGCTTTACTTTCTCCCCAACACTATCAGTATCTAATACCCCACGTTTCACTTGTTTTGTTATCCCTCTCTCCAACTTCTGTTATCTttcagctccatgagggcaggactgCTGTGTTCTGTCCATGTAGTCTCCCCAgtacctggaacagtgcctggcagaggacgacctcaacaaatactagctgagtgactgaataaatgaatcagaCCCACACAGAACTTTTGTTTGGCCTGCTCAGTGCATGTGTATGAATTTTTTGAAGACAATTTTAGACTTAACAGAAGTCTTGCCAAAATAGTACAGAATTcctgtatacccttcacccagcttttCCTTATGTCACCATACAGCGTtcatcaaaaccaagaaattaaccTTGGTGAAATGCTATTAACTAAAGTACAGAACTCACTTGGATGTACCAGTGTTTGCACTAATGCTCTTTTTCTGatccaggatcccacatggcaTTTAGTCGTCATGTCTCCTAGGTCTCCTCCCATCTGGGTCACTTCCATGGTCTCTCCTTATCTTTCATGGCCTTGACACTTTGAAGAGTACAGGTCAGTTATTCTGTAGAacgtccctcaatttgggtttacctgatgttttctcatgataaGACTGAGGTTATACATTACTGAGAAGAAAACCATAGAAGCAATGCATCCTCTTCAGTGCATCCTATCAGGAAATGTGTGCTGACTATAATCACTGCTTGCAATGTTAACCTTCATCACTTGGGTGGTACCTGCCGGGTTTCTCCACTGTAGACTTACTATTACCCCCTTGGTAAGTACGAAATATTTTAGGATTATGCAGTTATCTTGTTTCTACTTAAACTTTTGCCTACTGATTATGGCATCCATCGATGGATCCTGTCGGCAGCAGTTCCTACTAGGGTGTCCTAatagtgattttctatttccctcatttcttctacattcaTTAATGGGAATTcttctgaaaactaaaactaCTACTATTTGTTTTGCTGCTCAAGTTGTTCCAGTGGGAGCTCCTTCACATCAGCTCCTGGTTCTTTCAACATCTGACGTGCCCATcattttgctgctgctgttgctgctacccctccctcctctccagcaCCACAAGGCAGCCCTAGAGAATGACtcttagaaaccaagatctgaacTCTCGCTGTGTTCATTACAAATGGATGTCACTGCTTCTAGCCCCTCTCAGCAGACTGAGCTAGGagtcacatatacacacacacacacacacactaagtcACACATACAgacatctatatttatttctgtgtccacttatctgtatatatcttttaaaacGTCAACCAATATATGGGAGAAAAATGGAATGCAGACTAGGACAAATGTACCTGACTGTATTTCAAATGAATCACATAACTATactgaaggggaaggggaaggggaaggagctAATCTAAGAAACTTTGGAAAAGAGCGTTTTGACTGGACACTTTAAGGCTAAAGATAAAAAAGAACTGTACACGCTCAAACACTGTTCTCTAGCtggtaaatttgtttctcacGGGGGTGTGGTTaggaattatgaaaaaaaaaaaaaggttcacagCTTCTTGTGAAAAATTGGAAAGTCAGCCACCGTTAGGCCCACATATCTTTGTAATGAGGCAAAAATGTGCTAGAGCTGAGTGGTGTTCACCCCAGTTCCCCCTTGCCCTCCACTCACTGCTGTctgcactcactcactcactcactcactcactcactcattcattcactttacCAGCCCAGCCTCTGTAGGCTTTTGAGTTTGTGACCCTTGGACTAATCCAACTCCTGAGTCTCACAGATCAAATAAcattaagtgacttacccaaggctGTGCAATGGCTCAGTGGCAGAGAAGCGACCAGAACTCAGATCTCTTCCCTCCAAGCTCAGCATCTGTCCCTCTCCACCCTCAGAAGCACAAGAGCCTGAAAACCTTGGCTAACTACCTCTGGGCATAAGGCCCACCATTTTTCCAGACAGAGGGTGGCTCCCAGGGCTGGAAACCAAGCACTCCCAGGATGGAACTGAGGCTCTGGCAAGGGGAAGGCTGGGAGAGGACCAAGGAGCTGGTTACCCAGGAGGTCCCCGGAGCAGGTGGAGAAGAGAGGTCCCCCACTGGAGCCACCATGCACAGCACACGTGGTCTGAAGCATCACTGGTGTGTCATCCACCTGCACCACAGCTGACAGGATGCCTGAGGTCATCGAGGGCCCGCAGGCCTGGCCAAAGACACCGAAGCCCACCACACTGACAGCCTCGCCTGCCATGGAGGGAAGAAGGGTTAAGCTGGGGAGCCTCCTCTGTCTGGCAGGACTCACAcactccccaaccccctccctgtCCTCTCCAAATTTCCAAACCCTCTCTGCCCTTTGGGTTTCTGCTCAGATACTCCTGCCTCCATGAGAACTTTCCCCAGGCCCCCCCACAGGAATAGGCCGGGACCTCCACTGAGCTCCCAGCACTGTATCTGCTCAACCACTTCTCTTCAGCATCAGGCTGTTCTCCAGCCCTCATTCCCCTGCTGGACTGGGTAGTCACTTTTTAGGATTCCCAGCACCTAGccaggggctcaataaatgtttgtgaaattaACACCCACCTCCTGAGACTAAGAAGTCTcttggtaaaaataaaatggtgatgatGACTTCAAAGCGGGCACCACCTTCCTTCACCAAGTGCTTTACAGACAGTATCTCACCCACTCCTCACAAGACCCAGGAGTAGGGAgaactatccccattttacagatgtggaaactgaggcagagttcATTAAGTTGCCTAAGGACACGgggctaataagtggcagaagaTGCCAACGCAGAGAGCTTGTAATCCTTGTTATTACACTGTAGCATACAACATCCACAAAGCGAGACCTCCGGTACTTCTGTGGCATTGTCACAAAGCCTTTTACTCAAATCATGCCATTGGAGCCTCAAAAGTTCACATCTCTCAGACCAGCCTGCAGTGTTATAAGGAGCCCCCAAGGCTCAACACACTACACTGCTGTGGGGCCTCAGGAAAAAGGCGTGCCTTACCCTTTGCTGGGAATTCCACATGCCCCCCAGGACCTTGGGCATGCTGGGCGTGAGCAGGGAGGCCTCCAAGAGCAACTCCGGCCAAAGCACTGTAACCAGGATGTAACAAGGTGCCAGCCTGACTCATTACTccagcaggggtggggaagggagctgACCTGGGGGACGGGCCCCTGATCTGCAAGGTTAGAGCGCCCAACACTGACTTTCCTTCCTGAGGTCCACCCCAGACCAGAGAAGCCCTCTGCCCTTTACCTTCATGGAAATGCTCAGCGGGCACAGGTACAGGGACACCATCTAGGTCCTCCTCCAGGCTCACCACTGCTATATCATAGGGGGATGTCTCCTGGGTGGCAAATACCACATGTCCCCAGATTACGGCGCTCCTGGgaacaagggaaacaaaatgaCAGGCTAGCTTTCCGAACGTTCAGCACTGGGAGGAAGCAAAATAATGAGAGTGACGGTAAAAGTCATGAACTTGGGATTCAAAAGATTTGGTGTCAGCCCTGAAACATACCAACATGCAACTCTGGGCACATCCACAGTGGAACTTCCAAACATGCTCTACCAACAGCAGGGTACTTCTATGTAAAGCTTCCTGTGCCTCACCATCATCACAAACACATGACGCCTAGGGGGTACTGTGGGCCAGGCCTGTCGTTAATGTTCTATGGATATCATTTCATCTAGTCCTCACAGCTGCCCTATGAACTAGGCActggtattatctccattttggaCAGTGCatttgaggcccagagaggttgagtaatttctcaaggtcacatagttagAGGCAGGAGGTAGGGCAAACATTCTCAGCATTTTCCCTTACTGCCTCATTTGATACCAACAATCCTGTcagttgggggggggggcgacATGATACGATTTCATCCCTCTGGGTCCCTGTTTGCATAAATGCTCCCAGCACTTCTATAGCTCTTACTACATGGTAGGCTGTTCCAAGACTTTACATGTCATGGGAAAGCAGCTTAGACAGATTCAACAAATTGCTCAAGATTACACAGGGGCTTCCTACTACACACTCTGCAGGGGTAGCTTCCAGCAGACCTGTTGGGTTCCCTAGGACCAAGAGTATGTGGGGGTAGATGGAGGGGTGAGGAATTGGGGaccacacacagaggaaaattcTCATCATCAGTCTTCCCTATAAAGTCATGGCTGTccaggtggctgccagaggggaCTCTATGGCAAAGCCGGGCTGGGTTAACCTCTCAGGAGTTCAATAGAGGCATTTGGAAAGGTCTGGGCTGAGAGGCTGAGCCAGGTACAGAACAACAGGCATTAACACCAAGGTGCTATAGTGTTTGCTTTGGCCTAAGTCAAGCACCTGGGACTacagaagaaacagaacatgGATTAGAAAACCAAGCCAGGAAGCCAAGGCTGCTGTCTCCACTGTCACAGCAAGTGAAAGTAAAGGAGGGCAAGAGTGCTCTCCCTGCAGGGAGGGAACAAATGACTGTCTGAAGTCCCAACCTGGCTGCCCAGAGCACTCAATGgttgttcaaaatatatttgcctGGCCCCCATTTCCATATTCTAATTAGGTGGAACCGCATATCTGTTCATTTTGATCCAGAAGGGAAGTTCTGGTTAATATCTAAGAGATAAATCAAGAGTAACAGGCTCCTCTCCTAACCCAGGAGGGTAGCATCCTGGGCCCCTGCGGCTTCACTACAGCATTCAGGGGAAAGAGGGCAGGGTTAGGAAGACTGTTCAAGGGCCTCTGGTGTGTGGGTGCAAGGCTGAGACAGAGAAGTTGCCCAGAAGGAATTCAGACTGGGAGGGGGAGCTCAAAGATGCCTAGCCAGGGATGCTGGACCACCCCCCAGTTCCCCAGAGTTGCTTGTCATCTTGCCCAAACCCCATTTACCCCTTGCCAGGAGGTCCAGAACCCCCTACTCTGGGGTTCTGGGTGCCAAGGATGAGGGGAGGGTCCCAGGTCCCTATCCACACTGCACCACCAAGCATGAGCGTGAGACCAGCAGGCCTCCATAATCCTCAGGATTATGACCTGAGACCTGGGATCCACATATGACAGCTGGTGAGGGAGTGGAGTGGGGGCAACCTTGTGGGCCTTACTTGGGGGTGGTGGAGCGCACCAGGACCTTGGCTGCCTCCCGAGGGGCCACATGCCGGCAGGTCACCACGAGGCGGGGTGCCACGGCCACTCCGGAGCCCCAAACGGAACCGCACTCCACCAGCACGGCCGCAGCTGCCCAGGGAGGTCCGGGGTCTCGGAGGGGCAGGCCCCACGGGGCGCCCATCTCATGCGGTAGGAAGGCGGCCAGGGCGGCGGCGCCGGGGTGCAGGCGGCAGAGGGCCGCTCGGGCGGCGCAGAGGAGAGGGGCGGCGGCGCAGAGCAGCGTGAGGCCCACCCACTCGCGGGCCTTCCAGCACAGGGGCGCCGCCACCAGCGCCACCAGCGCCCCCGCGGGCCGCGCCTCGAACACGCCGCCACCCTCGGTGCCTGGCAGGCAGCGCGCGTCGGTGAGCAGCAGCGGGCCGGCCGAGTTGCTGAGCACGCCGCAGCTGAGCGTGTTGAGAAAGATGTCGGGGCAGAAGGCCCCGAACGGGGAGCCGCAGGCCAGTAGCGGCTCACCCTTGGGCACAGCCCCGAGAGGCGCCACGGCCAATACCGGCCCGCGctcctccgcctccgcctccttCTCCGGGTCCGGCCGCACGCGCAGCAGAGCGAACCAGCCCAGCGCTCTCAGctggtcttcctcctcctcctccgacATCTCGTCGTCCGGTGCGGCGCTCGCGAAGCTCCACTGCTTGGCCGCCTCGCCGCCGAAGAGGCGCGCGAAGTGGTCCCGGAAGGCCGGGCAGctcaacagcagcagcagctcggcggggcgggggggctgcaGCGGCCACCCGCGGAACCGGGCGGGCGGGCCGGGCTCTAGGCCGGCACACTGGGGCGTGCACAGCCCCGGGCGACCCCGCTCCGCGCGGCCTGCCGGACTCGCGGCCGTTGGGCCCCACTGCACGTGCAGGCGCAGGTCGTCGCCGCAACTGTCGCCTGGCAGGAAGGCGGCGCCGGCCGCGGTCAGCGCCCCGCTGCCGGCCCTCAGGAATGGGGTGAAGATGCCCCCGTGGCACAGCACCAGGCCCAGGCGGCGGCTCAGGATCACCCCGCTGCAGCTCCACGAGCCCGCCTCGGGCTGCCCGGCCCGGGTGGCGCTCACCACGCAGCCCGCCTGCTCGGCCGCCCTCATGGCTGGCCCCCACTGCCGCCCCATGGCCTCGGGGACGGCACACCAGGGGCTTCCCGGGAAACAAGCGAGCGAGCAAGGACCGCGGCCGACACCAGCTGGCCCCACGTAGGGCCACCCAAAGCTGGCAGCGAGAAGCGCAGACACTATCCCAGCTCTTCCTCTTCCGGCCGGATTGGCTAAGCCCCAACTGGCCCGGCCCGATTGGCTGGGCTAGGGGCCGAGCCCCGATTGGCTGCTGAGGCTGACCCCGCCTTTCCGCGCCCTAGATGGTTCAGGTCAGCTGTGCGACGTTGAGGGCTAAGCGGGACCGGAGGACGAGCCCCGGGAGAGTGACAGGAATGTGGCTTTACTGGGAGATAGGGGCGTGCTGGTCCCTCGGAGCCTAGTCTCGTCTCTGTTCGCTGAGCTGCAGGAAAGGGAGCAGAAATGCGCCCTGAGGTGGCTAGACTTGCCCAGGCCTTGACAGGACCTGTCAGTATCTGCCCAGGTGTAGGAGACATCCGACCTCTGATCCCTGGGATAAGACGGGCAAAGAAGCcgttcaagggacttccctggtgtcacagaggttaagaatctgcctgccaatgcaggggacaggtgttagagccctgctccgggaagatcccacatgccgtggagcaactatgcctgtgcaccacaactactgagcctgcgctctggagcctgcgagccacaactactgagcccacgtgccacaactactgagcccgctcgcctagagcccgtgctgcgcaacaagagaagccaccgcaatgagaagcccgcacaccgcaacgaagagttagccccccgctcgccacatctagagaaagcccgtgtgcagcaacagacccaacacagccaataattaattaattaattaataataatttaagaaaagctGTTCAGTATTTTGAAACTTTGTAAGTAAACTGTACAGTAATCCACTAGGGGGGATAATGGAGCTCGTAAGATTACACCTCCGGTCTTCTGATGCCAAAGCCACACCCTACATATCTCATGGAAACTGGATTTGCTCCAAAAATTGCCTTTTAAAACTATGATAAACAGTAGCtgaagtcaaaattttaaattacacaacCCTATAGTTTGCAGTATGCACATTTCATATAATGATTTATAACCATCACCCAGGATTTATCTAGATCAGGGgtcactttttctgtaaagggccagagtgTAAATAAATAGCTGAAGTTTTGTGGGCCATACCGTCTTTGTCTTAaatactcagctctgctgttgtagcatgcaaaagctaaagaaatggggtggctgtgttccaataaaagtttACTTATGGGCcctgaaatatgaattttatataattgtgGCATGTCACaaaattgcattgtttttttaatttttctcacagGCCATACagaaacaggcagcaggccagatCTGGACCACGAGCTGTAGTTTGCCATCCCTGCTTTACCCTGGCATAAAACATCCTTACTTTTCCAATGAAGTCACCCTGAGGACAGAGGAACACGAACAAGTACGTTTTGGGGGGCTGCAGGATATCCCTGAAGCAGTCACTACAAGCTAGACATTTTATGATGGTCTGTTTATCACAATGTCAACtaattttaataagattattttaatacGTATTTATGTCAGcattaatgaaaatattcaatTACTACTTAAATTACATAACCTTTCTGCCTCAAATTTTTGAATAAACTAACACTGCTTGGTGTATCCCAAGCACAACACAGGGTAATGCTCAATGCTCCCAGTGACACAAACCTGTTTGAGAAAGGGAAATGATGATCCATTATAGTATGAGGCAGGACTGAAATCAGCAGTCTTCCTATAGCAGGTGCTGTCTTCTTTTGGTTCTGTGACACAGAAGATGGCTTGATCGCAGTAAAACCTATTACCTATCCAACTTCCTAGCAattgcttctttctctctggagTCCAGTAATTCTCCCTTAATGACGCCCAAGCCTCCAGCATGAACTGTTTGCATGTTTTTCTGTTTATGGCACATCACAGTGGAGTCCCAAGTCACAGTCGACAGCCAAGGTGAGACCGCCTAGTGCTGGGCTCATTGACTCAGCCTTTAATTTTCATGTTCCGCTCTGACTCAAATGACACAAACCCATATAAGCATAAAACCCATGGCATCATTCCACTGTTATTAGTTTCAATCTTGATGCCTCCAGTAATTTAATACTCAGTCAAAAAGAACCTGTTGCATTTTGCTTCCCATTCTATTTTATTCCAGTACTTTAGTTTTAGAACctcatttgggttttttaaacGCAAAGCTTCCTACAAGCCTAGTAAATGCACAAGCACAGGTTTCATTACTTCTATTTTGCCAAATGTAGCATTCAATGGATTCTCTCCAATTTTGTATCAAATGATGAAACACAGCTAAACTGGACCCAGTCCTTGCTAGCATGTTAACAGGAGATTTTGTTCAAAAGTCTGCCATGTCCTTCCTGTTGCAGAAATGACAACCAATCCTGGGACCACTGCATGTTCCAAGGCTCTCAAACGGTACTAAACTTATTACTTCCAGTGGAATGTGTAAATTGGCCTGGCCTTTCCACCCATACCCCACGCCCCCCCGTAGCAGTCTGTCTCTCACAccctttgtaaatatttcttcccGTAAGTATGGAAGAACttttgcccaccccccacccccgccaacaaATGTCATGCTATGTTCATATTCAGAACAAACCAATGCCAAAAAAAAGGAGCAAGATAGcaaatgttttaactttttattaaaacgCTTAGGATACAGATTGACTTTCTTTTGTAAATGACTGTTTTACTTTTCCTGAAATAGGACACATATGCACTCtgataaaacagaatgaaaagtcTCAATTCATGGGAGTTCCAGTACAAAGCTCTGATCCTGTCAGGAGCCAAGTTCCTCACAGCGGCTTCTTTCCTC
This sequence is a window from Physeter macrocephalus isolate SW-GA chromosome 20, ASM283717v5, whole genome shotgun sequence. Protein-coding genes within it:
- the TYSND1 gene encoding peroxisomal leader peptide-processing protease isoform X1; this encodes MGRQWGPAMRAAEQAGCVVSATRAGQPEAGSWSCSGVILSRRLGLVLCHGGIFTPFLRAGSGALTAAGAAFLPGDSCGDDLRLHVQWGPTAASPAGRAERGRPGLCTPQCAGLEPGPPARFRGWPLQPPRPAELLLLLSCPAFRDHFARLFGGEAAKQWSFASAAPDDEMSEEEEEDQLRALGWFALLRVRPDPEKEAEAEERGPVLAVAPLGAVPKGEPLLACGSPFGAFCPDIFLNTLSCGVLSNSAGPLLLTDARCLPGTEGGGVFEARPAGALVALVAAPLCWKAREWVGLTLLCAAAPLLCAARAALCRLHPGAAALAAFLPHEMGAPWGLPLRDPGPPWAAAAVLVECGSVWGSGVAVAPRLVVTCRHVAPREAAKVLVRSTTPKSAVIWGHVVFATQETSPYDIAVVSLEEDLDGVPVPVPAEHFHEGEAVSVVGFGVFGQACGPSMTSGILSAVVQVDDTPVMLQTTCAVHGGSSGGPLFSTCSGDLLGIVASNTRDNNTGATYPHLNFSIPITVLQPALQRYSQAGDLGGLRQLDRAPEPVRVVWRLQRPLAEAPRSKL
- the TYSND1 gene encoding peroxisomal leader peptide-processing protease isoform X2, with amino-acid sequence MGRQWGPAMRAAEQAGCVVSATRAGQPEAGSWSCSGVILSRRLGLVLCHGGIFTPFLRAGSGALTAAGAAFLPGDSCGDDLRLHVQWGPTAASPAGRAERGRPGLCTPQCAGLEPGPPARFRGWPLQPPRPAELLLLLSCPAFRDHFARLFGGEAAKQWSFASAAPDDEMSEEEEEDQLRALGWFALLRVRPDPEKEAEAEERGPVLAVAPLGAVPKGEPLLACGSPFGAFCPDIFLNTLSCGVLSNSAGPLLLTDARCLPGTEGGGVFEARPAGALVALVAAPLCWKAREWVGLTLLCAAAPLLCAARAALCRLHPGAAALAAFLPHEMGAPWGLPLRDPGPPWAAAAVLVECGSVWGSGVAVAPRLVVTCRHVAPREAAKVLVRSTTPKSAVIWGHVVFATQETSPYDIAVVSLEEDLDGVPVPVPAEHFHEGIVASNTRDNNTGATYPHLNFSIPITVLQPALQRYSQAGDLGGLRQLDRAPEPVRVVWRLQRPLAEAPRSKL